Genomic segment of Sphingomonas telluris:
GTGAAGCCGCGCTGATCCTCCAGCTGCATCAGGCGGCGGCCGCCGATGCTGCCGAACAGCGCGTCATAATAGGCGCGCGCACGGTCGAGATCGTTGGTCCCGACCGTGACGTAGCCGATCATGCCTTCTTCTCAGGGGTCGCAGCGGCTGGCGGGCATTCCCCGATACGCTTGGCCGCGACGGTGCGGGTCATCGCATAGTCGCCGGTGCCCGACAGATAGGTGCTCGTGCTGACTTCAGTATCGAGGCTGTCCTTCGTGAAGGTGCCGGAGACCGACTGACGCACTTCGCCGCTGTTGCCCTTGCGCTTGCAGGTGAGGTCCAGGCTCATGCGGCCGTTCCCCATGTAGGGGTTCGCGGCCGTGCAGCTGTCGCCGTCCTCGGCGAACAGCGCCGGATCGACCGTGCCGTCTGCTGTCACGCAAGCGGTCGTCGTGCCGGTCGCGTCTACCTTGAGGTTCGTTGCGGGCGTCGTCTTGTCGACCGAGCGGATCGCGGAGACTTTCCAGTCTGCCTGGTACTGGCCCGGTGCGAGGCTCGCCGCCTCCTCTTCCTGCTTAGGCGCGGGCGCTTCGCTGCCGCACGAGGCAACCAGGACTGCCGCAGTCGCGGCGATGATCGTCTTACGCATGTTTCCCCTCCCGTTCGAACTAGCCTTGCTTGGCTTCACACTCCCCCACGCGCTTTGCGTCGACGCGCATGCGCATGCTCATTCCGGAAACCGATTCAGGACCGCCTTCGGTCCTGGTTTCCATCGTCATCTTGTAAGTCTCGGGCGAATAGGCGCCGCTCATGTTCATGACCTGCTGCATGCCCTCGTGTTCGCATTTCATCTGCGCGTCGATCTTGCCGCCGCCCATGGTGAAATGCTCGTAGCGGCATGAGTTGCTCTTGCCCGCGAAGAAGTCCTCCTTGGGCCGCTTCGCCTGCTCTGGAGTGAGGCAGCTTTCGTACGCCTGGTGCTGCGCCATCATGCCGCGCATTTGCTCGCGGACCTGCGCCGGCATGCTTGGCGCCGAGAAGTCTTCCATCGTCACGCTGGAAAGCCATTTGCCGGGCTTGATGAAACCGGGCTCGCTCGTGGCGCCGCTTACCTGCTCCGCGACTTCGGCGACAGACGCGTTGCGCGCATTCACTTCGGGCTCGGATTTCGAGCAGGCGCACGAGGCGCCCAGCGCAACCAGCAAAAGGAAATGCCTCAAGTCGCTGTCCCCCTGTTGCGGCGAAGCATAATACGCGCGCCGCCTATTACAATTGCGGCCCTCGCCAAGCCTACCGCGTCGTCGCGTGGAAGTCCGGTTCCTTGTTTGCGATCCAGGCGATGAAGCGGCCTATGCGCGGATCGGCCCGGATCGAACCGACGGCGTCACCGAATGCCGCCAGTTCCGCGTTCGAGAAGGTCTTGTGCAGCGTGCGGTGGCAGATCGGATGAATCGGCACGGTGTCGCGCCCGCCTCGGCTCTTGGGGATCGGATGGTGCCATTCGACGCGGCGGCCCAGCGGCCGTGAGCACAGCCAGCAAGCCTTAGCCAACCGGTCCGCCCCGCCAGGTGGGGAAGGGGCGCCGTCCGGTGCAGACTTCGAATGCGGCGCGGGCGAGCAGCCGCGTTGAGTCGAGAATGGGTAGTGGCGACACATCCGCGGTCACCAGCAGCGGGATTTCTGTGCAGACGAGAGCGACGCCGTCGCAGCCTCCTTCGCGCTTCAGGCGATCGATGATCTCGACGTATCGGCGGCGGGAAGGCTCGGTGAAGACGCCTTCCACCAACTCGTCGAAGATGATGCGATCGACGTCGGCGCGCTCCTGCTCATTGGCGAAGACCGGCTCGATCCCAACTGCGGGAAGCGATCGCCGGTAGACGGGGCCGCCCATGGTGAAGCGCGTGCCGAGCATGGCGACGCGCGTCATCCCGAGCGCCGCGGCCTGATCCGCGACGATGTCGCCGATGTTGAGACCGGGGAGCGGGAGGTCGGGTCCGGCGGACTCCAAGGCGATGTGAGCTGTGTTGTCGGGACAGGCAAAGAAGTCGCATCCGCCGTCCGCGAGCCGCGCAATCGACTGGGCAAGGAAGGCGCGGACCGCGGGATGATCGCCGGCGTCCCAAGCGGGCATGATCCGCCCCATCGCCTCGCAGTCGAGCATGACGTCCGGGTGCATGTGCGCTTCCTCGCGGAAGCCGTTGCGGCAGAATTCGAGGAAGCAGAGGGCCGCGCCTTCGGCGCTATGGGCCAGGATTCCGAACCGCATC
This window contains:
- a CDS encoding DUF3617 domain-containing protein; this encodes MRKTIIAATAAVLVASCGSEAPAPKQEEEAASLAPGQYQADWKVSAIRSVDKTTPATNLKVDATGTTTACVTADGTVDPALFAEDGDSCTAANPYMGNGRMSLDLTCKRKGNSGEVRQSVSGTFTKDSLDTEVSTSTYLSGTGDYAMTRTVAAKRIGECPPAAATPEKKA
- a CDS encoding DUF3617 domain-containing protein — protein: MRHFLLLVALGASCACSKSEPEVNARNASVAEVAEQVSGATSEPGFIKPGKWLSSVTMEDFSAPSMPAQVREQMRGMMAQHQAYESCLTPEQAKRPKEDFFAGKSNSCRYEHFTMGGGKIDAQMKCEHEGMQQVMNMSGAYSPETYKMTMETRTEGGPESVSGMSMRMRVDAKRVGECEAKQG
- a CDS encoding HNH endonuclease codes for the protein MAKACWLCSRPLGRRVEWHHPIPKSRGGRDTVPIHPICHRTLHKTFSNAELAAFGDAVGSIRADPRIGRFIAWIANKEPDFHATTR
- a CDS encoding aspartate/glutamate racemase family protein, encoding MRFGILAHSAEGAALCFLEFCRNGFREEAHMHPDVMLDCEAMGRIMPAWDAGDHPAVRAFLAQSIARLADGGCDFFACPDNTAHIALESAGPDLPLPGLNIGDIVADQAAALGMTRVAMLGTRFTMGGPVYRRSLPAVGIEPVFANEQERADVDRIIFDELVEGVFTEPSRRRYVEIIDRLKREGGCDGVALVCTEIPLLVTADVSPLPILDSTRLLARAAFEVCTGRRPFPTWRGGPVG